The following are from one region of the Saccharomyces cerevisiae S288C chromosome I, complete sequence genome:
- the NUP60 gene encoding FG-nucleoporin NUP60 (FG-nucleoporin component of the nuclear pore complex central core; direct role in nucleocytoplasmic transport and maintenance of the NPC permeability barrier; role in gene tethering at the nuclear periphery; short linear motifs connect Mlp1p and the Y-complex via Nup85p to facilitate nuclear basket docking onto the core of the NPC; Cdc5p-mediated phosphorylation leads to detachment and reattachment of the basket during meiosis; both NUP1 and NUP60 are human NUP153 homologs) — translation MHRKSLRRASATVPSAPYRKQIISNAHNKPSLFSKIKTFFTQKDSARVSPRNNVANKQPRNESFNRRISSMPGGYFHSEISPDSTVNRSVVVSAVGEARNDIENKEEEYDETHETNISNAKLANFFSKKGNEPLSEIEIEGVMSLLQKSSKSMITSEGEQKSAEGNNIDQSLILKESGSTPISISNAPTFNPKYDTSNASMNTTLGSIGSRKYSFNYSSLPSPYKTTVYRYSAAKKIPDTYTANTSAQSIASAKSVRSGVSKSAPSKKISNTAAALVSLLDENDSKKNNAASELANPYSSYVSQIRKHKRVSPNAAPRQEISEEETTVKPLFQNVPEQGEEPMKQLNATKISPSAPSKDSFTKYKPARSSSLRSNVVVAETSPEKKDGGDKPPSSAFNFSFNTSRNVEPTENAYKSENAPSASSKEFNFTNLQAKPLVGKPKTELTKGDSTPVQPDLSVTPQKSSSKGFVFNSVQKKSRSNLSQENDNEGKHISASIDNDFSEEKAEEFDFNVPVVSKQLGNGLVDENKVEAFKSLYTF, via the coding sequence ATGCATCGTAAATCATTGAGGAGGGCTAGCGCTACTGTGCCTTCCGCTCCCTATCGAAAGCAGATTATTAGCAATGCACACAATAAACCAAGCCTTTTCTCTAAAATTAAAACTTTCTTTACCCAAAAAGATTCAGCCAGAGTGAGTCCAAGGAATAATGTTGCTAATAAACAACCACGCAATGAGTCTTTTAACAGAAGAATCTCAAGTATGCCTGGAGGTTATTTCCATTCTGAGATATCCCCAGATTCTACTGTAAACCGTTCCGTAGTTGTTTCTGCAGTGGGTGAAGCCAGAAACGACATTGAgaataaagaagaggagTATGATGAAACACATGAAACTAACATCTCCAATGCAAAGCTTGCAAACTTTTTTAGTAAAAAAGGTAATGAGCCTTTAtcagaaattgaaatagAGGGTGTGATGTCATTGTTACAAAAATCAAGCAAATCCATGATAACTTCGGAAGGAGAACAAAAATCAGCCGAAGGTAATAATATCGACCAGTCGCTTATCTTGAAGGAGTCAGGAAGTACACCAATCAGCATATCTAATGCGCCGACCTTCAACCCAAAATATGATACTTCAAATGCGTCAATGAATACGACTTTGGGAAGCATTggttcaagaaaatacagTTTCAATTATTCTAGCCTGCCCTCACCATACAAAACAACCGTTTATAGATATAGTGCAGCGAAAAAGATCCCCGATACATACACAGCCAACACATCTGCTCAAAGTATAGCATCTGCTAAATCGGTAAGAAGTGGTGTTTCAAAGTCAGCTCCTAGTAAGAAAATAAGTAATACAGCTGCGGCATTGGTCTCACTATTAGATGAAAATGACAGTAAGAAGAATAATGCAGCTTCAGAACTTGCTAATCCATACTCCTCATATGTAAGCCAAATACGCAAACATAAGAGAGTTTCTCCAAATGCTGCACCAAGGCAAGAGATcagtgaagaagaaactacTGTTAAGCCATTATTTCAAAACGTTCCTGAACAAGGCGAAGAACCAATGAAACAACTGAACGCCACCAAAATTTCACCATCTGCGCCAAGCAAAGATTCTTTTACTAAATACAAACCTGCAAGGTCCTCATCCTTACGCTCAAATGTCGTCGTAGCTGAAACCTCACCTGAAAAGAAGGATGGTGGAGATAAACCTCCATCCTCTGCTTTTAACTTCTCGTTTAATACTTCAAGAAACGTTGAACCTACTGAGAATGCTTATAAGAGCGAGAACGCACCATCTGCATCATCAAAGGAATTCAATTTTACCAACCTACAGGCGAAGCCGTTAGTTGGAAAGCCAAAAACCGAACTTACAAAGGGCGATTCTACTCCCGTCCAACCAGATCTTTCGGTTACTCCTCAAAAAAGTTCATCGAAAGGCTTTGTTTTTAATAGTgttcaaaagaaatcacGGTCCAATCTTTCACAAGAAAACGATAATGAAGGTAAACATATCAGCGCCTCAATTGATAACGACTTTTCAGAGGAAAAGGCGGAAGAGTTTGATTTCAATGTTCCCGTGGTGTCTAAGCAGCTAGGAAATGGCTTggttgatgaaaataaagttgAGGCTTTCAAGTCCCTATATACcttttga
- the ERP1 gene encoding Erp1p (Member of the p24 family involved in ER to Golgi transport; role in misfolded protein quality control; forms heterotrimeric complex with Erp2p, Emp24p, and Erv25p; localized to COPII-coated vesicles; ERP1 has a paralog, ERP6, that arose from the whole genome duplication), with translation MLLTSLLQVFACCLVLPAQVTAFYYYTSGAERKCFHKELSKGTLFQATYKAQIYDDQLQNYRDAGAQDFGVLIDIEETFDDNHLVVHQKGSASGDLTFLASDSGEHKICIQPEAGGWLIKAKTKIDVEFQVGSDEKLDSKGKATIDILHAKVNVLNSKIGEIRREQKLMRDREATFRDASEAVNSRAMWWIVIQLIVLAVTCGWQMKHLGKFFVKQKIL, from the coding sequence ATGCTTTTAACCTCTCTTTTACAGGTTTTTGCCTGCTGTCTAGTTTTACCAGCTCAAGTTACTGCGTTCTATTATTATACTTCTGGTGCTGAACGTAAGTGCTTCCACAAGGAATTGTCTAAAGGTACTTTGTTCCAAGCAACTTACAAGGCACAAATTTACGATGACCAATTACAAAATTACAGAGACGCTGGTGCGCAAGATTTTGGTGTCTTGATTGATATTGAGGAAACTTTTGATGATAACCACCTGGTTGTTCATCAGAAAGGTTCAGCAAGTGGTGATTTAACTTTCCTTGCGTCTGATTCGGGTGAACATAAAATCTGTATTCAGCCCGAAGCTGGTGGCTGGTTGATTAAGGCTAAAACGAAGATTGACGTTGAATTCCAAGTGGGCTCTGATGAAAAGTTAGATTCTAAGGGTAAAGCCACTATTGACATTCTACATGCCAAGGTTAACGTCCTAAACTCCAAGATCGGCGAAATTAGAAGAGAGCAAAAATTGATGAGAGATCGTGAAGCTACCTTTAGAGACGCCTCTGAAGCTGTTAATTCTCGTGCTATGTGGTGGATTGTCATTCAATTAATTGTTCTCGCTGTTACTTGTGGCTGGCAAATGAAACACCTGggcaaattttttgttaagcaaaaaattttatga
- the SWD1 gene encoding COMPASS subunit protein SWD1 (Subunit of the COMPASS (Set1C) complex; COMPASS methylates histone H3 on lysine 4 and is required in transcriptional silencing near telomeres; WD40 beta propeller superfamily member with similarity to mammalian Rbbp7), translating into MNILLQDPFAVLKEHPEKLTHTIENPLRTECLQFSPCGDYLALGCANGALVIYDMDTFRPICVPGNMLGAHVRPITSIAWSPDGRLLLTSSRDWSIKLWDLSKPSKPLKEIRFDSPIWGCQWLDAKRRLCVATIFEESDAYVIDFSNDPVASLLSKSDEKQLSSTPDHGYVLVCTVHTKHPNIIIVGTSKGWLDFYKFHSLYQTECIHSLKITSSNIKHLIVSQNGERLAINCSDRTIRQYEISIDDENSAVELTLEHKYQDVINKLQWNCILFSNNTAEYLVASTHGSSAHELYIWETTSGTLVRVLEGAEEELIDINWDFYSMSIVSNGFESGNVYVWSVVIPPKWSALAPDFEEVEENVDYLEKEDEFDEVDEAEQQQGLEQEEEIAIDLRTREQYDVRGNNLLVERFTIPTDYTRIIKMQSS; encoded by the coding sequence ATGAACATCCTTTTACAGGATCCATTCGCTGTTCTTAAGGAACATCCTGAGAAGCTCACACATACGATTGAGAACCCTTTACGCACTGAATGTCTCCAGTTCAGTCCTTGCGGTGATTACCTGGCTCTTGGGTGTGCCAATGGAGCACTTGTTATTTACGATATGGATACGTTCAGGCCTATTTGTGTCCCAGGAAATATGTTGGGAGCACATGTTCGACCCATTACATCTATCGCATGGTCTCCAGATGGTAGATTGTTGCTTACAAGCTCTAGAGACTGGTCAATAAAACTGTGGGATCTTTCAAAGCCAAGTAAGcctttgaaagaaatacGATTCGATTCTCCAATTTGGGGTTGCCAATGGCTGGATGCTAAAAGGCGGCTTTGTGTAGCTACGATATTTGAGGAAAGTGACGCATATGTTATTGACTTCAGCAATGATCCGGTCGCAAGCCTTCTCAGTAAATCAGACGAAAAACAATTGAGTTCGACACCTGATCATGGATATGTTCTTGTTTGTACAGTACATACCAAACATccaaatattattattgttggaACTTCAAAAGGTTGGCTAGACTTCTATAAATTCCATTCTCTATATCAAACAGAATGTATTCATTCCCTTAAAATCACGAGTTCTAATATCAAACATTTAATTGTCTCGCAAAATGGTGAAAGATTAGCTATTAACTGCTCCGATAGAACAATAAGACAATACGAAATAAgtattgatgatgaaaactCTGCGGTTGAGTTGACCTTAGAGCATAAGTACCAGGATGTGATTAATAAATTACAGTGGAACTGTATCCTCTTTAGTAATAATACTGCCGAATACTTAGTCGCTTCTACACATGGTTCTTCTGCACATGAACTATACATCTGGGAAACGACTAGTGGAACGTTGGTGAGAGTCCTGGAAGGGGCTGAAGAGGAGTTGATAGATATAAATTGGGACTTCTATAGTATGAGTATAGTGAGTAATGGTTTTGAATCTGGGAACGTGTATGTGTGGTCTGTTGTTATTCCGCCAAAGTGGAGTGCTTTGGCGCcagattttgaagaagtagAAGAGAATGTCGACTATTTGGAGAAGGaagatgaatttgatgagGTCGATGAGGCAGAACAGCAGCAAGGACTAGAAcaagaggaagaaataGCTATCGATCTTCGGACGAGAGAGCAATATGATGTTAGAGGTAATAACTTGCTTGTAGAACGGTTCACAATCCCTACAGATTATACGAGGATAATTAAGATGCAGTCATCATAG
- the RFA1 gene encoding replication factor A subunit protein RFA1 (Subunit of heterotrimeric Replication Protein A (RPA); RPA is a highly conserved ssDNA binding protein involved in DNA replication, repair, and recombination; RPA protects against inappropriate telomere recombination, and upon telomere uncapping, prevents cell proliferation by a checkpoint-independent pathway; promotes recruitment, helicase and nuclease activities of Dna2p; role in DNA catenation/decatenation pathway of chromosome disentangling; relocalizes to the cytosol in response to hypoxia) — protein sequence MSSVQLSRGDFHSIFTNKQRYDNPTGGVYQVYNTRKSDGANSNRKNLIMISDGIYHMKALLRNQAASKFQSMELQRGDIIRVIIAEPAIVRERKKYVLLVDDFELVQSRADMVNQTSTFLDNYFSEHPNETLKDEDITDSGNVANQTNASNAGVPDMLHSNSNLNANERKFANENPNSQKTRPIFAIEQLSPYQNVWTIKARVSYKGEIKTWHNQRGDGKLFNVNFLDTSGEIRATAFNDFATKFNEILQEGKVYYVSKAKLQPAKPQFTNLTHPYELNLDRDTVIEECFDESNVPKTHFNFIKLDAIQNQEVNSNVDVLGIIQTINPHFELTSRAGKKFDRRDITIVDDSGFSISVGLWNQQALDFNLPEGSVAAIKGVRVTDFGGKSLSMGFSSTLIPNPEIPEAYALKGWYDSKGRNANFITLKQEPGMGGQSAASLTKFIAQRITIARAQAENLGRSEKGDFFSVKAAISFLKVDNFAYPACSNENCNKKVLEQPDGTWRCEKCDTNNARPNWRYILTISIIDETNQLWLTLFDDQAKQLLGVDANTLMSLKEEDPNEFTKITQSIQMNEYDFRIRAREDTYNDQSRIRYTVANLHSLNYRAEADYLADELSKALLA from the coding sequence ATGAGCAGTGTTCAACTTTCGAGGGGCGATTTTCATAGCATCTTCACCAATAAGCAAAGGTACGATAATCCCACCGGTGGCGTTTATCAAGTTTATAACACCAGGAAATCTGATGGGGCTAACAGCAACAGAAAGAATTTGATCATGATTTCCGATGGTATTTACCATATGAAGGCTCTGTTGAGAAACCAAGCTGCATCCAAGTTCCAGTCAATGGAACTACAAAGGGGTGATATCATTCGCGTGATAATTGCAGAACCTGCTATTGTCagggaaagaaagaaatacgTTCTTTTAGTAGATGACTTTGAGTTGGTCCAGTCGCGTGCTGATATGGTCAACCAAACTAGTACTTTTTTGGATAACTATTTCTCAGAGCATCCAAATGAAACCTTAAAAGACGAAGATATAACTGACAGTGGTAATGTTGCCAATCAAACAAACGCCAGCAATGCTGGTGTCCCTGATATGCTGCATTCAAACTCAAACTTGAATGCAAATGAGAGAAAATTCGCCAATGAAAACCCTAATTCGCAAAAAACCAGACCAATTTTTGCCATCGAACAACTGTCTCCATACCAAAACGTTTGGACTATCAAAGCAAGAGTTTCCTACAAGGGAGAAATTAAAACGTGGCACAATCAAAGAGGTGATGGTAAACTATTCAATGTCAACTTCTTGGATACCTCTGGAGAAATCCGAGCCACGGCGTTTAATGATTTTGCTACAAAATTTAACGAAATTTTACAAGAAGGCAAAGTATACTATGTATCAAAGGCAAAACTCCAACCAGCTAAGCCCCAATTTACTAATCTAACACACCCTTATGAACTGAATTTGGATAGAGACACTGTTATAGAAGAATGTTTCGATGAAAGTAATGTTCCGAAAACccatttcaatttcatcaaacTAGATGCTATTCAGAACCAGGAAGTAAATTCCAACGTAGACGTCCTCGGTATTATCCAAACTATAAACCCACATTTTGAGCTAACTTCAAGGGCTGGGAAGAAATTCGATCGTCGTGACATCACAATTGTTGACGACTCTGGGTTTTCTATCTCTGTTGGCCTATGGAATCAGCAAGCCCTTGATTTCAACCTTCCTGAAGGTTCTGTTGCTGCCATTAAAGGTGTTCGTGTGACGGATTTTGGTGGCAAATCTTTGTCTATGGGATTTTCTAGTACCCTGATTCCGAATCCAGAAATTCCTGAGGCATATGCCTTAAAGGGTTGGTATGATTCCAAGGGCCGCAACGCAAACTTCATCACTTTAAAGCAAGAACCCGGTATGGGTGGTCAATCGGCTGCTAGCTTAACAAAATTCATTGCTCAGCGTATTACTATTGCTAGAGCTCAAGCTGAAAATCTAGGAAGAAGCGAGAAAGGTGACTTTTTTAGTGTTAAAGCTGCTATAAGTTTCTTAAAAGTTGATAATTTTGCATATCCTGCCTGTTCTAATGAGAATTGTAATAAGAAAGTTCTGGAACAGCCTGATGGTACTTGGAGATGTGAGAAGTGCGACACCAATAATGCAAGGCCAAATTGGAGATACATCTTGACAATATCAATTATTGACGAAACCAATCAACTATGGCTCACTTTATTTGACGACCAAGCTAAACAATTATTGGGTGTTGATGCTAATACATTAATGTCTTTGAAGGAAGAAGACCCCAACGAATTCACAAAAATTACTCAAAGTATCCAAATGAACGAATATGACTTTAGGATTAGAGCGCGTGAGGATACATACAATGATCAAAGCAGAATTAGATATACCGTTGCTAACCTACACAGCTTGAATTACAGGGCTGAAGCCGACTATCTTGCCGATGAGTTATCCAAGGCTTTGTTAGCTTAA
- the SEN34 gene encoding tRNA splicing endonuclease subunit SEN34 (Subunit of the tRNA splicing endonuclease; tRNA splicing endonuclease (Sen complex) is composed of Sen2p, Sen15p, Sen34p, and Sen54p; Sen complex also cleaves the CBP1 mRNA at the mitochondrial surface; Sen34p contains the active site for tRNA 3' splice site cleavage and has similarity to Sen2p and to Archaeal tRNA splicing endonuclease): protein MPPLVFDIDHIKLLRKWGICGVLSGTLPTAAQQNVFLSVPLRLMLEDVLWLHLNNLADVKLIRQEGDEIMEGITLERGAKLSKIVNDRLNKSFEYQRKFKKDEHIAKLKKIGRINDKTTAEELQRLDKSSNNDQLIESSLFIDIANTSMILRDIRSDSDSLSRDDISDLLFKQYRQAGKMQTYFLYKALRDQGYVLSPGGRFGGKFIAYPGDPLRFHSHLTIQDAIDYHNEPIDLISMISGARLGTTVKKLWVIGGVAEETKETHFFSIEWAGFG, encoded by the coding sequence ATGCCACCGCTAGTATTTGACATAGATCACATCAAACTTCTAAGGAAATGGGGTATTTGTGGTGTGTTATCTGGAACTTTGCCTACTGCAGCACAGCAAAATGTATTTTTGTCGGTACCTTTGAGGCTTATGTTAGAAGATGTGCTGTGGCTGCATTTGAACAATCTTGCCGATGTGAAATTAATAAGACAAGAGGGAGATGAGATTATGGAGGGAATAACATTAGAGCGGGGCGCCAAACTATCTAAAATTGTCAACGATCGTTTGAACAAGTCATTTGAATATCAGAGaaagttcaaaaaggaTGAACACATTgcaaaattaaagaaaatcgGTAGAATCAATGATAAAACCACAGCTGAAGAATTGCAACGGCTTGATAAATCTAGCAATAATGACCAGCTAATTGAATCTTCTTTGTTCATTGACATTGCTAATACCTCTATGATTTTAAGAGACATACGGAGTGATTCAGACAGCTTATCCCGCGATGATATCAGTGATTTGTTATTTAAGCAGTACAGACAGGCAGGAAAAATGCAGACCTATTTCTTATACAAGGCATTGAGAGATCAAGGGTACGTTTTGTCCCCAGGTGGACGTTTTGGTGGGAAGTTTATAGCATACCCTGGTGATCCTCTTCGTTTCCATTCACATCTGACGATACAAGATGCGATTGATTATCATAATGAGCCGATTGACCTAATATCCATGATAAGTGGTGCAAGACTAGGAACGACTGTGAAAAAACTTTGGGTCATAGGCGGTGTTGCGGAAGAGACAAAGGAAACTCATTTCTTCTCAATAGAATGGGCTGGATTTGGTTAA